One Brassica oleracea var. oleracea cultivar TO1000 chromosome C7, BOL, whole genome shotgun sequence genomic window carries:
- the LOC106305306 gene encoding zinc finger protein ZAT3-like, whose product MTTNNSDSDPNFHTPLNPTSNAIIPFYRTPNLQLALSPSYDQSPRKKRTKTVALPSTSSPKPKPKYPRKPDPNAPKITRPCTECGKTFWSWKALFGHMRCHPERQWRGINPPPNHRGPTQASFSNQNQRSPNWVSLMTEEDHEVASYLLMLANSMPSSSSCGERFECGGCKKVFGSHQALGGHRASHKNVKGCFAITNVADDPMTVTTTTPSDQDHQGKIVTFTGNHKCNVCFRVFSSGQALGGHMRCHWEKEEETMVGGAFDLNVPATIHDISSTSDTAGCSLDLRLGL is encoded by the coding sequence ATGACCACCAACAATTCCGATTCTGATCCCAATTTTCACACTCCACTTAACCCTACTTCCAACGCAATCATCCCTTTCTACCGTACTCCAAATCTCCAACTTGCTTTATCTCCAAGTTACGACCAGAGCCCTAGAAAGAAACGCACCAAAACGGTTGCATTACCCTCTACTTCTTCACCAAAACCAAAACCAAAATACCCTAGAAAGCCAGACCCAAATGCCCCCAAAATCACACGTCCATGTACCGAATGTGGCAAAACGTTTTGGTCATGGAAAGCTCTCTTTGGTCACATGAGATGTCACCCTGAGCGTCAATGGCGTGGCATCAACCCTCCTCCTAACCACCGTGGCCCCACCCAGGCTTCATTTTCAAACCAGAACCAGAGATCACCAAATTGGGTCTCCCTTATGACCGAGGAAGATCATGAAGTCGCTTCTTATCTCTTAATGCTGGCTAATTCCATGCCGTCATCATCAAGCTGTGGTGAGCGGTTCGAGTGTGGAGGTTGCAAGAAAGTGTTTGGATCACATCAGGCTTTAGGAGGACATAGAGCTAGTCACAAGAACGTTAAAGGATGCTTCGCTATCACGAACGTGGCTGATGATCCTATGACGGTTACTACTACTACTCCTAGTGATCAAGATCATCAGGGTAAGATCGTTACGTTTACGGGGAATCATAAGTGTAATGTATGTTTTAGAGTGTTCTCTAGTGGCCAGGCTTTAGGAGGTCACATGAGATGTCACTGGGAGAAAGAAGAGGAGACTATGGTCGGTGGTGCGTTCGATCTGAATGTTCCTGCAACAATACATGATATTTCGTCTACTTCGGACACAGCAGGGTGTTCATTAGATCTTAGGTTAGGGCTTTAA
- the LOC106306342 gene encoding calcium-dependent protein kinase 5-like, translated as MGNSCRGSFKDKLFQTNNSSSKLEDNSKTSTNVTSNRSSSTNTEEFSSPKKDSKNSPLVIPSKEPIMRRNMDNQAYYVLGHKTPNIRDLYTLSRKLGQGQFGTTYLCTELATGVDYACKSISKRKLISKEDVEDVRREIQIMHHLAGHGNIVTIKGAYEDSLYVHIVMELCAGGELFDRIIQRGHYSERKAAELTKIIVGVVEACHSLGVMHRDLKPENFLLVNKDDDFSLKAIDFGLSVFFKPGQIFTDVVGSPYYVAPEVLLKRYGPEADVWTAGVILYILLSGVPPFWAETQQGIFDAVLKGYIDFDSDPWPVISDSAKDLIRRMLSSKPAERLTAHEVLRHPWICENGVAPDRPLDPAVLSRLKQFSAMNKLKKMALKVIAESLSEEEIAGLREMFQAMDTDNSGAITFDELKAGLRKYGSTLKDTEIHDLMEAADVDNSGTIDYSEFIAATIHLNKLEREEHLVAAFQYFDKDGSGYITIDELQQACVEHSMTDVFLEDIIKEVDKNNDGQIDYGEFVEMMQKGNAGVGRRTMRNSLNISMRDA; from the exons ATGGGCAATTCATGCCGTGGATCTTTCAAGGACAAACTCTTCCAGACCAATAACAGTAGTAGCAAGCTTGAAGACAACTCCAAAACCTCTACCAACGTCACTTCAAACCGCTCTAGTTCCACCAACACTGAAGAGTTCTCCTCTCCCAAGAAAGACAGCAAAAACTCACCTCTTGTTATCCCTTCAAAAGAACCAATCATGAGACGCAACATGGACAACCAAGCTTACTACGTCCTCGGTCACAAGACCCCAAACATTCGTGATCTCTACACTCTCAGCCGCAAGCTAGGACAAGGCCAGTTCGGCACAACCTACCTCTGCACAGAACTCGCCACTGGCGTCGACTACGCTTGCAAGTCAATCTCCAAGAGGAAACTCATCTCCAAAGAAGACGTTGAAGACGTTAGACGAGAGATTCAGATCATGCACCACTTAGCTGGTCACGGCAACATCGTGACGATCAAAGGAGCGTATGAGGACTCTTTGTACGTCCACATTGTGATGGAGCTTTGCGCTGGAGGGGAGTTGTTTGATAGGATTATTCAGAGAGGGCATTACAGCGAGAGGAAAGCTGCTGAGCTGACTAAGATCATTGTGGGAGTTGTGGAAGCGTGTCATTCTCTTGGTGTGATGCATAGAGACTTGAAGCCTGAGAATTTCTTGTTGGTTAATAAGGATGATGATTTCTCTCTCAAGGCTATTGACTTTGGTCTTTCTGTTTTTTTCAAACCAG GTCAAATATTCACTGATGTTGTTGGGAGTCCATATTATGTTGCTCCTGAGGTTTTGCTCAAACGTTATGGACCTGAGGCTGATGTATGGACCGCTGGTGTTATACTGTATATATTGCTAAGCGGAGTCCCACCGTTTTGGGCAG AAACACAGCAAGGGATATTTGATGCTGTGTTGAAGGGATACATTGACTTTGATTCAGACCCTTGGCCTGTGATATCAGACAGTGCTAAAGACTTGATCCGCAGAATGTTATCCTCTAAGCCTGCAGAGCGCTTGACAGCTCATGAAGTCTTGC GTCATCCTTGGATCTGTGAGAACGGTGTTGCACCAGATAGACCACTTGATCCGGCTGTTCTGTCTCGGCTCAAGCAGTTTTCTGCAATGAATAAACTAAAGAAGATGGCTTTGAAGGTGATAGCTGAGAGTCTCTCTGAGGAAGAGATTGCTGGTTTAAGAGAAATGTTCCAAGCAATGGATACTGATAACAGTGGTGCAATCACCTTTGATGAACTCAAAGCTGGTCTGAGGAAATATGGATCTACTTTGAAAGACACAGAGATCCATGATCTTATGGAAGCG GCTGATGTGGACAACAGTGGGACGATTGATTACAGCGAGTTCATTGCAGCGACGATCCATCTCAACAAGCTGGAGAGGGAAGAGCATCTTGTGGCTGCGTTTCAGTACTTTGACAAAGACGGAAGTGGTTACATAACGATAGACGAGCTGCAGCAAGCGTGTGTTGAGCATAGTATGACTGATGTTTTCCTTGAAGACATCATCAAAGAAGTTGATAAAAACAAT GATGGACAAATTGATTATGGTGAGTTTGTGGAGATGATGCAAAAGGGAAACGCTGGTGTTGGAAGAAGGACGATGAGAAACAGTCTGAACATTAGCATGAGAGACGCTTAG
- the LOC106303698 gene encoding CMP-sialic acid transporter 4, which translates to MEYRKIKDEDDDHDVASDLESLKGKPHTVASSNIALVGAGSNERTNWKRKGVVTCALTILTSSQAILIVWSKRAGKYEYSVTTANFLVETLKCALSLLALTRIWKNEGVTDDNRLSTTYDEVKVFPIPAALYLFKNLLQYYIFAYVDAPGYQILKNLNIISTGVLYRIILKKKLSEIQWAGFILLCCGCTTAQLNSNSDRVLQTSLPGWIMAIVMALLSGFAGVYTEAIIKKRPSRNINVQNFWLYVFGMAFNAVAIVIQDFDAVANKGFFHGYSFITVLMILNHALSGIAVSMVMKYADNIVKVYSTSVAMLLTAVVSVFLFNFHLSLAFFLGSTVVSVSVYLHSAGKLR; encoded by the exons ATGGAGTACCGTAAAATCAAAGACGAGGATGATGATCATGACGTGGCTTCTGATCTCGAGAGTTTAAAGGGCAAACCTCACACCG TTGCTTCGAGTAACATTGCTCTGGTTGGTGCTGGATCGAACGAAAGAACCAACTGGAAACGAAA GGGTGTAGTAACATGTGCACTGACCATCCTCACGAGCTCCCAAGCTATACTCATCGTTTGGTCTAAACGAGCTGGCAAGTATGAGTACAGTGTTACCACCGCCAACTTTTTG GTTGAGACTCTCAAGTGTGCCTTGTCTCTTCTTGCGTTGACAAGAATATGGAAGAACGAAGGTGTTACTGACGATAATAGGTTAAGCACAACGTATGACGAAGTTAAAGTCTTTCCCATTCCTGCTGCTTTGTATCTTTTCAAGAATCTCTTACAG TACTATATTTTTGCATACGTTGACGCTCCAGGCTATCAGATATTGAAGAACCTGAACATCATAAGTACTGGTGTCTTGTACAGGATTATACTCAAGAAAAA GTTGAGCGAGATTCAGTGGGCGGGCTTCATCCTATTGTGTTGTGGATGCACCACTGCTCAGTTGAATTCAAA TTCTGATCGTGTACTTCAGACATCTCTTCCCGGCTGGATTATGGCAATT GTTATGGCTCTTTTAAGTGGTTTCGCTGGAGTGTACACAGAG GCTATAATAAAAAAGAGGCCATCAAGGAATATAAATGTACAGAACTTCTGGCTATACGTCTTTGGGATGGCTTTCAATGCTGTTGCTATTGTCATCCAAGATTTCGATGCCGTTGCTAATAA AGGATTCTTCCATGGTTACTCATTTATCACAGTACTCATGATTCTCAACCATGCTCTCAG TGGTATTGCTGTGTCAATGGTGATGAAATATGCAGACAATATTGTAAAG GTTTATTCGACGTCAGTGGCAATGCTTCTCACCGCGGTTGTCTCTGTATTCCTATTCAATTTTCATCTTTCACTAGCTTTCTTCCTTGGTTCAAC GGTCGTCTCTGTTTCAGTATATTTGCATTCAGCTGGGAAGCTACGATGA